In Elephas maximus indicus isolate mEleMax1 chromosome 4, mEleMax1 primary haplotype, whole genome shotgun sequence, a genomic segment contains:
- the TAB1 gene encoding TGF-beta-activated kinase 1 and MAP3K7-binding protein 1 isoform X2 has protein sequence MAAQRRSLLQSEQQPSWTDDLPLCHLSGVGSASNRSYSADGKGTESHPPEDSWLKFRSENNCFLYGVFNGYDGNRVTNFVAQRLSAELLLGQLSAEHTEADVRRVLLQAFDVVERSFLESIDDALAEKASLQSQLPEGVPQHQLPPQYQKILERLRTLEKEISGGAMAVVAVLLNNKLYVANVGTNRALLCKSTADGLQVTQLNVAHTTENEDELFRLSQLGLDAGKIKQAGIICGQESTRRIGDYKVKYGYTDIELLSAAKSKPIIAEPEVHGGQPLDGVTGFLVLMSEGLYKALEAAHGPGQANQEIAAMIDTEFAKQTSLDAVAQAVVDRVRRIHSDTFASGGERAKFCPRHEDMTLLVRNFGYPLGEMSQSTPTPSPGGRVYPVSVPYSSAQSTSKTSVTLSLVMPSQGQMVNGAHSSSTLDEATPTLTNQSPTLTLQSTNTHTQSSSSSSDGGLFRSRPAHSLPPGEDGRVEPYVDFAEFYRLWSVDHGEQSVMTGP, from the exons GAGCAGCAGCCGAGCTGGACGGACGACCTGCCGCTCTGCCACCTCTCTGGGGTTGGCTCAGCCTCCAACCGCAGCTACTCTGCAGATGGCAAGGGCACCGAGAGCCACCCGCCAGAGGACAGCTGGCTCAAGTTCAG GAGTGAGAACAACTGCTTCCTGTatggggttttcaacggctacGATGGCAACCGGGTGACCAACTTCGTGGCCCAGCGGCTGTCGGCGGAGCTCCTGCTGGGTCAGCTCAGCGCCGAGCACACCGAGGCCGATGTGCGGCGTGTGCTGCTACAG GCCTTTGACGTGGTGGAAAGGAGCTTCCTGGAGTCCATTGACGATGCACTGGCTGAGAAGGCGAGCCTCCAGTCCCAGCTGCCAGAG GGTGTCCCGCAGCACCAGTTGCCTCCTCAGTATCAGAAGATCCTTGAGAGACTCAGGACACTGGAGAAGGAGATTTCAGGAGGAGCTATGGCTGTCGTGGCGGTCCTTCTCAACAACAAGCTCTACGTGGCCAATGTTG GTACGAACCGCGCGCTGTTGTGCAAATCCACGGCAGATGGGTTACAGGTGACACAGCTGAACGTGGCCCACACCACGGAGAACGAGGACGAGCTCTTCCGCCTTTCGCAGCTGG GTTTGGACGCAGGAAAGATCAAGCAAGCAGGGATCATCTGTGGCCAGGAGAGCACCAGGCGCATTGGGGATTACAAGGTCAAGTACGGCTACACTGACATTGAACTGCTCAG CGCAGCCAAGTCCAAACCGATCATCGCGGAGCCCGAAGTCCACGGTGGGCAGCCACTGGATGGGGTGACCGGCTTCCTGGTGCTGATGTCCGAGGGGCTCTACAAGGCCCTGGAAGCAGCCCATGGGCCTGGGCAGGCCAACCAG GAGATTGCAGCGATGATTGACACTGAGTTTGCCAAGCAGACCTCCCTGGACGCCGTGGCCCAGGCCGTGGTGGACCGCGTGAGGCGCATCCACAGCGACACCTTTGCCAGTGGCGGGGAGCGTGCCAAGTTCTGCCCACGGCACGAGGACATGACCCTGCTGGTGAGGAACTTTGGCTACCCACTGGGCGAAATGAGCCAGTCCACACCGACCCCATCCCCAG GAGGCCGCGTGTACCCCGTGTCTGTACCCTACTCGAGCGCTCAGAGCACCAGCAAGACCAGCGTGACCCTCTCCCTCGTCATGCCCTCCCAGGGCCAGATGGTCAACGGGGCCCACAGCTCGTCCACCCTGGATGAAGCCACACCCACCCTCACCAA CCAGAGCCCGACCCTGACCCTACAGTCCACCAACACGCACACCCAGAGCAGCAGCTCCAGCTCGGACGGGGGCCTCTTCCGCTCCCGGCCCGCCCACTCGCTCCCACCAGGTGAGGATGGCCGCGTCGAGCCCTACGTGGATTTTGCTGAGTTTTACCGCCTCTGGAGTGTGGACCACGGCGAGCAGAGCGTGATGACGGGACCATAG
- the TAB1 gene encoding TGF-beta-activated kinase 1 and MAP3K7-binding protein 1 isoform X1 — MAAQRRSLLQSEQQPSWTDDLPLCHLSGVGSASNRSYSADGKGTESHPPEDSWLKFRSENNCFLYGVFNGYDGNRVTNFVAQRLSAELLLGQLSAEHTEADVRRVLLQAFDVVERSFLESIDDALAEKASLQSQLPEGVPQHQLPPQYQKILERLRTLEKEISGGAMAVVAVLLNNKLYVANVGTNRALLCKSTADGLQVTQLNVAHTTENEDELFRLSQLGLDAGKIKQAGIICGQESTRRIGDYKVKYGYTDIELLSAAKSKPIIAEPEVHGGQPLDGVTGFLVLMSEGLYKALEAAHGPGQANQEIAAMIDTEFAKQTSLDAVAQAVVDRVRRIHSDTFASGGERAKFCPRHEDMTLLVRNFGYPLGEMSQSTPTPSPAAGGRVYPVSVPYSSAQSTSKTSVTLSLVMPSQGQMVNGAHSSSTLDEATPTLTNQSPTLTLQSTNTHTQSSSSSSDGGLFRSRPAHSLPPGEDGRVEPYVDFAEFYRLWSVDHGEQSVMTGP; from the exons GAGCAGCAGCCGAGCTGGACGGACGACCTGCCGCTCTGCCACCTCTCTGGGGTTGGCTCAGCCTCCAACCGCAGCTACTCTGCAGATGGCAAGGGCACCGAGAGCCACCCGCCAGAGGACAGCTGGCTCAAGTTCAG GAGTGAGAACAACTGCTTCCTGTatggggttttcaacggctacGATGGCAACCGGGTGACCAACTTCGTGGCCCAGCGGCTGTCGGCGGAGCTCCTGCTGGGTCAGCTCAGCGCCGAGCACACCGAGGCCGATGTGCGGCGTGTGCTGCTACAG GCCTTTGACGTGGTGGAAAGGAGCTTCCTGGAGTCCATTGACGATGCACTGGCTGAGAAGGCGAGCCTCCAGTCCCAGCTGCCAGAG GGTGTCCCGCAGCACCAGTTGCCTCCTCAGTATCAGAAGATCCTTGAGAGACTCAGGACACTGGAGAAGGAGATTTCAGGAGGAGCTATGGCTGTCGTGGCGGTCCTTCTCAACAACAAGCTCTACGTGGCCAATGTTG GTACGAACCGCGCGCTGTTGTGCAAATCCACGGCAGATGGGTTACAGGTGACACAGCTGAACGTGGCCCACACCACGGAGAACGAGGACGAGCTCTTCCGCCTTTCGCAGCTGG GTTTGGACGCAGGAAAGATCAAGCAAGCAGGGATCATCTGTGGCCAGGAGAGCACCAGGCGCATTGGGGATTACAAGGTCAAGTACGGCTACACTGACATTGAACTGCTCAG CGCAGCCAAGTCCAAACCGATCATCGCGGAGCCCGAAGTCCACGGTGGGCAGCCACTGGATGGGGTGACCGGCTTCCTGGTGCTGATGTCCGAGGGGCTCTACAAGGCCCTGGAAGCAGCCCATGGGCCTGGGCAGGCCAACCAG GAGATTGCAGCGATGATTGACACTGAGTTTGCCAAGCAGACCTCCCTGGACGCCGTGGCCCAGGCCGTGGTGGACCGCGTGAGGCGCATCCACAGCGACACCTTTGCCAGTGGCGGGGAGCGTGCCAAGTTCTGCCCACGGCACGAGGACATGACCCTGCTGGTGAGGAACTTTGGCTACCCACTGGGCGAAATGAGCCAGTCCACACCGACCCCATCCCCAG CTGCAGGAGGCCGCGTGTACCCCGTGTCTGTACCCTACTCGAGCGCTCAGAGCACCAGCAAGACCAGCGTGACCCTCTCCCTCGTCATGCCCTCCCAGGGCCAGATGGTCAACGGGGCCCACAGCTCGTCCACCCTGGATGAAGCCACACCCACCCTCACCAA CCAGAGCCCGACCCTGACCCTACAGTCCACCAACACGCACACCCAGAGCAGCAGCTCCAGCTCGGACGGGGGCCTCTTCCGCTCCCGGCCCGCCCACTCGCTCCCACCAGGTGAGGATGGCCGCGTCGAGCCCTACGTGGATTTTGCTGAGTTTTACCGCCTCTGGAGTGTGGACCACGGCGAGCAGAGCGTGATGACGGGACCATAG